TCTGAGAAATAAAGTTTCTGAGTTTAAAGGAAGAGTACTGTACTGCAAGCAGATTTGGTATGCTCGACTCCTATTTTGGGTTGTCTGTTTTGGTGGACTTCATTCCATTACAAATTGCAACCAGTCAATAACTCCAGGCATAATATGGATAAAATATGGTTAaaatttaaacagaaaattTACAACTTCCAATTGTAtgaaaaatactaatatttttGAAAACTAGCCATGTCATGCAGCTTGATGATCAGATATCAAGTACAACTGAACTAGTAATTACACTGAAGAAACAGtaaagatgtttgtttgtttctgataATTTAGCTAGTATTCTTGAAATGGAGTTTTCATTTGGTAGTTTTTTTCCAGTTTACAGTTCGacataaaaactgtatttctcAGAATCTAAGGAGAAATTATTGAAATGGATGACCGTAACATTATCCTTTCATATTGTTAAAGATGTTGTGTTGaagatgatgaaaagaaaacctTCTGAGCAGCAGTTCCTCCTTCCAGCCAATTGTAAAGCTTCAAATACTGGATTTCATTCAATTAATTCCTGAACAGCTCTAATATCAGCATTTTTTGTCAGTGTAAGCAcaatttgaacacattttatgaattcACATTGATTGTTTGTCCTTTCATCTGCAGACTTCTGGTTAACACTTCCTACTTTTGGCACAGGCCGCCAACAAAGGTTCTCTAGGCATCTCAGTATTGGGCCAATTTCTCCAGCTGCCCGTACACTTCCCACAGCCTTCAACAATAATGAGCTGATCAGGATTGTGATGGTAGGCAAGACTGGAGCTGGGAAGAGCGCCACAGGAAACACCATTCTGGGagaaaagtgctttaaatcTGAGTTCTCCCTGACATCTTTGACCAAAGTTTGTGAAAAGGCTTTTAGTGAGGTGGATGGACATAAGATTGCTGTTATTGACACACCAGGTCTGTTTGACACCAGGTACATTGAagaagaaacaattaaaaatattgGCAAGAGCATTGCTTATGCTTCTCCTGGACCTCATATCTTCCTGATCATCATCAAACTGGACAGattcacagaagaagaaaagcaaacagtgcAGAAGATTCAGGAAATCTTTGGTGAGGAAGCCAACAAATACAGCATGGTTCTCTTTACCCATGGTGACCTGCTCAAAGGGAAACCAATCGAAGAGTTCTTGGATGTCAACAAAGATCTGAAGGAACTTGTAGAAAAATGCAAAGGCCAGTACCACGTGTTCAATAATGAGTTGAAGAATCGTTGTCAGGTCAGCAAGCTGCTTCAGAAGATCAGAAATATAAATGACCTGAATGGAGGAAGCTACTACACCACTGAAATGTTccaaaagacagagagagtgattgaagaggagaaacaacgaatcctgaaagagagagaagagcaaCATCGCAATGAGCGGGAGGAACTGAGGAGAGAAATAAATCAGCAAAATGTGAGAGAAGCGAGTGGTgacagagaaagtgagaaaaaagtaAAGGAAGGATTTACAAAACTGAAGGGAAAGCATGAAAATACGGCCAGAAAGCACGCTGAGAAGTGTGAACGGGTCCTCAAGCTGATAACTGCAATTGTTCCAGTGGTTGCTTCACTTTTCGTCCCTGCTTTGAGACTGATATAGACAATGACAATACAAACACATGAGCAGCAtgaacatcaaaataaataagcAGTGTCTCCCCATGCATGCTAACACATTCCTCCCAGCCTGTGCAAAATTAACGGAATTATATAAATAAGTACAAAATTTGTctttataagaaaaaataatgaagttcTGAGTAACAAGTGTGACAAATAAAAGTCTGAGTTCCCACTAGACGTTGCACCAGCATCACCAAAGATGGCAAAGATAGCTTTGATAGCTGGTCAAAGAGGGAGTGTGACTTCATTCTCTGCTCCAATCACCATTACTCCACTGGATCTTTATATAGCAAATAATTGTTTGCTGACATTTATTAAGACTGAATGTcatatattgcacctttaaagaTATTGCCCAACATAGTCTTCTCCTGGACCCCATACCTTGTTGGCTGATATATGTTCAAGTAAAGACATTAAGGATCATTCTCAGATTAAGAAGCTGTTCAAGAAGGTCAGAATGGAGTCACAACgccattaaaatgtttcaaagaGCAGGAAGAACGGATGAAGGAAAGCAACTGTTGAGAAAACAAAAGGCTGACAGAAAGAGGCAAATAAGTTAACGCACCAAGAATCTTAAGTTATATCTGAAGCCAAGAAAATAAATTCAGTGATCCAATTTGTAATTCAAATGATTCATGTTTATCTCTAGTTTTGCAAATCATCTAATCAATCAGCTAATAAAAAATGATCCAAACACAAGAACTCACTCATCTCCACACAGCAAGCAAAATCTGCTGCTGTCGTGGAATTACTTGACAACTttttcatctgtaaaataaagatgtgCAGACAGAGTGAAGGACTGATCCTGACATGCCACACAGGATAGAAAAAGTGCCTCACCCTTTCATTTTCTCCTGCAGCACTTTTAGATCTAGAAAAAGGAGGgcaattatataaaacatttttttaaaattaatatgaCCAATATGTGCAGAGCATTCCCATTCccttacttttttattttatttggtctAGAAGTTGTAAGAGTAGACCGTGGTGATAATCAATAATTTATTGTTGGGATTATTTTGTAACAATCGCAGATAATAATTGAGTTATTTTATTACtatatgtatgtaatattaGTCCTTATGTGCTATTAATCACATGATCAATAATTGTATATAATAATTGTAATGCCACATAGTCGAGAAGATGTTGATAAATTCttgattaaaaactaaattactattttttttctgaatgaatgAGGTTGAGTCAATTTATTACCCAAAATGGATTTAAAGCTCTTGTGCAGTGTAAAGTATGTTAAGTATCAGAGAGCAAAGCTGGTAAACAGTACAGgttaaagttaatttatttcattttttaaacatatgcaTGTGATGATCCAGTTCTATTTATGTCTAATAACTGAAATCAGTGATCATAAGATTAGCAAATAGCTATCACTGTGGTGCCCTCTCCTTTGTTTCAGAGATTACAGAATTCAGGCTTCTGAGTTTCCTAGTAGTCTTGCTTTTGTTTGATCACATGGTTGGTCCCAGTAGTCCTCCCTTTAGCGTGAAGATTGGGGTGCTGGCCACAGTCTTAAGAGCAACCCAAGGGCCAGCTGATCCACATAAGACGTGTGACCAGTGGGTAACACAGTCCATGTCTCTAAACAGAGTTCTCAATCCTGGATGAAAGAATCAGTGTGTTCAGAGCACTGAACGTCTGGACGGAGTTCTAACTGCATGGcacatcacacactgacactggaAGGACAAGAggtggagaaaagaaaaagagtagGGGGTGGTGGGACCCACTGGGGTTATTCAGTCTGGTCTGCACCATGCAAATGCATTTATATGATGTGTGTTGTAATAGGAAGTTTGACTGTAAACCCTATCTCTAGGCTTCGTGGGTTTACATGAACTGTGATTGCACTGCCAAGACTACATGTCATTAGAAGGCTGCATAACAGTGGCAGTAGTAGATCTAAGGCCTTAGACTAACTAACCTCACCGAAGTTATGCCTAACCTCAAACTTCTGACACTATCCAAAGCATGCACAGGTTAGTACTGATATGGTACTAGATGAAGTTGTGTTAAGTGTGATATGAGCTGAGGTTGTCAGTTTTGCACATTACACTTTAACAGGAGGGGCACTACTGTTGTGAGTCCACCCCCATTCGATATGGAGACTGCAGCGTCCATTTAGGTAGTGGACGTGGGTCTAAGGTAGCAATGGTGCTCCCATGGGAAACCATGCGTCTTCAGCATGACGTGGCTTGCGAGGGACTGAAGCTGTCAAGTTCGCAAGTCTGGGTGTCGGTGTGGCGGTGAGCTGTCCAAGCCATCAGGAACTCCAGAGTCACTCTGGTCTCCGTGGTGATGAGGTTGCCTTCGTTCATAATCAGGTCAAAGCTGACCAACAGGCCCACAAGGGAGCGCTTGGGAAgcccaggtgaacagagttaactgatgaggtgggtgtggctgattagCAGGAGTAGAGCAGGGGTGTGGTGAATGGAATTTTACCAGCAGCATGAGAAGAGCAGAACAAACTGTGACAGTTCCTCTATCATCACAACCACAGTTTTAACACATCATTTACCTGAACTCATTTTTGGAAGAAGGGCTGAGATTCGTTATATCAGTGGCAAACCGTGACTATTAGAGCTGGGACTTCAGCTCGGCCAAAACTtagccagacacacacaaaaaagcaacagGGCAAAGGATTTTGCCAGGCTGCCAGATGGCTCCGTTATGTGTAGTTGTCAATGTTGATTTTAGTCTAGTTAAAAGTAACTAGACTAAAAGTAAGTAGATAACATGCAATGAATACTTAAgtatgattaaaaataataagtacaagtacaagtaccCAAAAGAGCGACTTAATTACAATAATTTCAGTAGTTGTAAATAGTTCCTTCCACTCTTGGGAAATATAAACTCAAGTACAAAACTGTCCACTCAGCTTCACTCAGTTAGGCTACTAAATAAAGTCCATCCGTCTGTTATTGTAGCGTCATAAAATGTGTCCTTAGATTTAAGCTCCAAGAAAAAAGTCCTTTCTCTACTGACATCAGAGCCAAGGCTCCCAGCTGAGCCGTCCCATTCTGATGCTTCATGACCAAGAGAGACCGCTCCACTGACGGCGGTGATAATGAGCTGCTTCAATATCTCCCTTTTCTGCCCGACTTTGTTTGTTGTGGGCAATGATTTGGTTGCAGAGCTGCTCGTCCAGCTGGAGGTCTACTCTGGTATCCCCAAAAGTGTTTTAAGCTCACAGTAGCTTGCAGTTGTGTGACTGAATTTTGATGAAGGTGTGCTGACTTTGTTAGGTCAGCAAGGTTAACAGATCCAGTATACCCATGCAGATGACTTGTGGAAACAGCTCCAGCAATACAGCCTATTAGTTTTTTACAGCCGGTCTTTAAAATCCCTTTCAACAGTTTCTCCTTTTCTGTTAATTACAGTGGTGGAGTTGATCTTCCCTTTAAATTatgactttaaaaagaaaaaaggtaacGCTATTAAGCTAGCTACGTCGGTCTCCTCTGCCATAGCTGCGGACACAGTGATTTTTATCTCTGCTGAACTGACAGCGCCATCTGGTGGTAAAGCTAGGTATTGCTCTAGGCCTTCGATTTGACCAGAAAGCAAAGGACCATTGTTCTTTTTTcgacacttttttaaaacaatgacaCTTTTAACTTCCAGATCGAAACAAAAAGCAACAAGATGTTGCTCCTTGTAAGTCCAGAAGACAGTTACATAGGCTGTAAATTCAGAGATGCACAGAATTAGCTTTCATGAAACATGAGTATTTCTTTCTGGATCcatcaacaataataataatctttatgtTTCTGGAGTTTTGACAACTGTTTTTTGACCTCAGATTGCTGCCACCACTGGAGTCCATATATATCTGTTATCAGTTGAATCCATGGTTACTGACATCATATTGTGAAAAGAGACTGCTGATGGGAAGTGGTGAGTGGTTTTCAGAAGTTATCGGAAGGAATCCTGAAAATGCAGAAGAACTGGATTCTTACACTATCTagattataaaaagaaaaaattaaacaaagtgAAGGGTTGAATTAAAACATATGAAAACTAAAGAAATAGCAAAGTTGACCAatgataaatgtataattaaatatgaattagtCTTTATGGAAATTTCAGTGTATGAAAATGCATAATATTATCCATTATTAGGTGTTGTTTGTGATGgtacaaaaacaattaaaatatattgcaaGTAGGACACAGATATTATGATAGTCATAGTGGGACATTAAGCAAAATattcattgtttgttgtttaattgATAAAGGAAGAATGACGTCATACTTCGGTGTTGACAGTGTTTTATGGGTGTGGTTTGTTTCATGaagttatagaaagagtcacacTTAGACTCAGAAAGGAATTTACCTCTTCACTTCAACAGCTGATCTGCTCTTCTCTCtttgaaacaaaaatgaacagcaaaatatttaaaaaaggtaaGTCTATATAGCTGAATTCATAAAATGCATTTATCTTCTCAACAAAAACTTATATTTTGA
This genomic interval from Scomber scombrus chromosome 11, fScoSco1.1, whole genome shotgun sequence contains the following:
- the LOC133990102 gene encoding GTPase IMAP family member 9-like — encoded protein: MVTAELIITDCAVVSDDEFNYQLMGFNYQAEKNMKASERLLMGRDFWLTLPTFGTGRQQRFSRHLSIGPISPAARTLPTAFNNNELIRIVMVGKTGAGKSATGNTILGEKCFKSEFSLTSLTKVCEKAFSEVDGHKIAVIDTPGLFDTRYIEEETIKNIGKSIAYASPGPHIFLIIIKLDRFTEEEKQTVQKIQEIFGEEANKYSMVLFTHGDLLKGKPIEEFLDVNKDLKELVEKCKGQYHVFNNELKNRCQVSKLLQKIRNINDLNGGSYYTTEMFQKTERVIEEEKQRILKEREEQHRNEREELRREINQQNVREASGDRESEKKVKEGFTKLKGKHENTARKHAEKCERVLKLITAIVPVVASLFVPALRLI